The window atatatatatatatatatatatatatatatatatatatatatatatatatatatatatatatatatatatatatatatatatatatatatatatatatatatatatatatatatatatatatatatatatatatatatatatatatatatatatatatatatatatatatatatatatatatatatatatatatatatatatatatatatatatatatatatatatatatatatatatatatatatatatatatatatatttatatatatatatatatatatatatatatatatatatatatatatatatatatatatatatatatatatatatatatatatatatatatatatatatatatatatatatatatatatatatatatatatatatatatatatatatatatatatatatatatatatatatatatatatatatatatatatatatatatatatatatatatatatatatatatatatatatatatatatatatatatatatatatatatatatatatatatatatatatatatatatatatatatatatatatatatatatatatatatatatatatatatatatatatatatatatatatatatatatatatatatatatatatatatatatatatatatatatatatatatatatatatatatatatatatatatatatatatatatatatatatatatatatatatatatatatatatatatatatatatatatatatatatatatatatatatatatatatatatatatatatatatatatatatatatatatatatatatatatatatatatatatatatatatatatatatatatatatatatatatatatatatatatatatatatatatatatatatatatttatatatatatatatatatatatatatatatatatatatatatatatatatatatatatatatatatatatatatatatatatatatatatatatatatatatatatatatatatatatatatatatatatatatatatatatatatatatatatatatatatatatatatatatatatatatatatatatatatatatatatatatatatatatatatatatatatatatatatatatatatatatatatatatatatatatatatatatatatatatatatatatatatatatatatatatatatatatatatatatatatatatatatatatatatatatatatatatatatatatatatatatatatatatatatatatatatatatatatatatatatatatatatatatatatatatatatatatatatatatatatatatatatatatatatatatatatatatatatatatatatatatatatatatatatatatatatatatatatatatatatatatatatatatatatatatatatatatatatatatatatatatatatatatatatatatatatatatatatatatatatatatatatatatatatatatatatatatatatatatatatatatatatatatatatatatatatatatatatatatatatatatatatatatatatatatatatatatatatatatatatatatatatatatatatatatatatatatatatatatatatatatatatatatatatatatatatatatatatatatttatatatatatatatatatttatatatatatatatatatatatatatatatatatatatatatatatatatatatatatatatatatatatatatatatatatatatatatatatatatatatatatatatatatatatatatatatatatatatatatatatatatatatatatatatatatatatatatatatatatatatatatatatatatatatatatatatatatatatatatatatatatatatatatatatatatatatatatatatatatatatatatatatatatatatatatatatatatatatatatatatatatatatatatatatatatatatatatatatatatatatatatatatatatatatatatatatatatatatatatatatatatatatatatatatatatatatatatatatatatatatatatatatatatatatatatatatatatatatatatatatatatatatatatatatatatatatatatatatatatatatatatatatatatatatatatatatatatatatatatatatatatatatatatatatatatatatatatatatatatatatatatatatatatatatatatatatatatatatatatatatatatatatatatatatatatatatatatatatatatatatatatatatatatatatatatatatatatatatatatatatatatatatatatatatatatatatatatatatatatatatatatatatatatatatatatatatatatatatatatatatatatatatatatatatatatatatatatatatatatatatatatatatatatatatatatatatatatatatatatatatatatatatatatatatatatatatatatatatatatatatatatatatatatatatatatatatatatatatatatatatatatatatatatatatatatatatatatatatatatatatatatatatatatatatatatatatatatatatatatatatatatatatatatatatatatatatatatatatatatatatatatatatatatatatatatatatatatatatatatatatatatatatatatatatatatatatatatatatatatatatatatatatatatatatatatatatatatatatatatatatatatatatatatatatatatatatatatatatatatatatatatatatatatatatatatatatatatatatatatatatatatatatatatatatatatatatatatatatatatatatatatatatatatatatatatatatatatatatatatatatatatatatatatatatatatatatatatatatatatatatatatatatatatatatatatatatatatatatatatatatatatatatatatatatatatatatatatatatatatatatatatatatatatatatatatatatatatatatatatatatatatatatatatatatatatatatatatatatatatatatatatatatatatatatatatatatatatatatatatatatatatatatatatatatatatatatatatatatatatatatatatatatatatatatatatatatatatatatatatatatatatatatatatatatatatatatatatatatatatatatatatatatatatatatatatatatatatatatatatatatatatatatatatatatatatatatatatatatatatatatatatatatatatatatatatatatatatatatatatatatatatatatatatatatatatatatatatatatatatatatatatatatatatatatatatatatatatatatatatatatatatatatatatatatatatatatatatatatatatatatatatatatatatttatataacaACATCTGACAAGTTAGCTTTGCAGCATTGTCATGCAAGTCAGGAGGGTCAAGGGATGACTCGTCCTTTCTTGGATCACTTCCTCACACCATCACCAATGAGTGGGGTGGGCAAGGTTTTCTTCAAGCATGTGGTGAAATATAAAGTTGGGCTTCAAGATTAATAGTACATGCTGACTAGCCTGTCTAGGTTACAAATATTTATGTAATATACTCTACTAAAGCATTCATCACtaaaataatttaataattCCTTGGCTGGAGAAGTGGGGCTGCCATCTTGCAAGCATTTGTCATACACTGCTAAGACTGGGTGGACCCATTCAATATCCTGTGTGAATTTGATACGTTTGCTGATGAGAATTTGCTATTTTGCCTTAGCTATGATAGGTTTCATGAACAAGACAACCGGATTGCATTGTGGATACAGATCTAGATTTGTAGTCTGTCACTACATACAAAATACATCTCATcctatattgttattgtttaagGGTTACACTCAGCATAAAAGTTACAGAAGTGTGACTGTGTTCGCTAGGATGCCAATTTTTTAATGTGGAATTTTTCAAtagtgaaatttttttttatacatggcTTGGACTATGCATAGTACCTCTTATATACATTGTTCTTTTTAACATATAACTGCACTCTGAAAATTTTAGTTACTTTCTAGATTATGTAACATTACTAAACTGATGGCAGTGGATATTGAAAACTTGCTTGAGAGAAAATTCATAAATGGTTTGCACTTATTTTAAAATTAAATTACAACCATGTAtgcatttctttaatttcaaaaCGTGTGTACTGTCTTGTGGATTGAATTGGCTTTGCTTTTTCTTAGATATCACTTACTGGATATATACAAAATAGCTTAGTGCTTTGTTTATAGCGAGAAAAATCTCTCAAGAAAGTAGTATGTTAGATTTTTTATTTAGACAACTAGAAAAAATCTTTTCATGATGAATTGAACAGCCTGAATTTACTGAAGATAATCTCAGCTCACTCTGAAGTTTTCCAACAAATTGTTGttactctttcatcttttacatGGTGATAATACATTACTTTCTTTCATACAGCAAAGAAGTACGATGCATTCATCGCATCTGATGCCCTGATCAAACAGATCCCACGTCTGGTAGGTCCTGGCCTAAACAAGGCTGGCAAATTCCCTACCATGTGCACCCACTCTGAGAAGTTGTGTGATAAGGTAGATGAAATCAAAGCCACCATCAAGTTCCAGATGAAGAAGGTAGGCCTTTTTTCCTACTAAACTGATGTTTGAATTGTCCATGTTTGGCTGTTTGTATCATCACTTCACATCCTTTAGGAGATCAATCATTCTATAAAAATCATTTTCTCAACTCTAAAATGAACTagtctttttacttttatttgatAGGGTTGGGAGGGGTGGCATTTAACGTTAAGGTGATTCTACCTTCTGTATACTGTGATTGGCTGGTGGGATGATAGGAAAGGCCATACACATGACCACACGTATATGTAAGCATGTATGAATTTCATGATCTAAAAAGATATTTGAATTTGTAGTGTGAATAAAGACCATGGGAAAAGATATTCCATAGAGATTTCTACACCTCACTTTATTTCACTTtgcctgctttctctctcttcctatcttccctgTCTTTGTGCTCTCCCTTCCAGTTACATCTCTTAACTAATGCAAACCCAACTCTATAGAAAGAtagttgtttttcttcctgctaTTGCTAATGTTGCTGCTTGCTGTGTATTTTTGTGATAAAAGATTTAACATCCTTTACAAACacttgtgtgcatgtgtattgtGATTTTTAAGGCTTATTCAAAACATTTATTATGTTTGAATACGTTttcctgaatctctctctctctctctctctctctctctctctctctctctctctctctctctctctctctctctctctctctctctctctctctctctctcgtacttttAGAAAATATTTCGGCATACATATAAATGTGGATCACTTTTGAAAAGAACGTTACAGGACACCACACAAGGAAATATAAgttaaatggaaggaaggagggagagtgagggagttaAGTTGGGTAAGATGAGATCAAGGGACTCGTAGAAAACTCTAGGAAATATCTTCCCATGGTCTTTATTCATATAATAAATTATAAATATATTTTACATCACTTGTTTCATaataggaaacttgagataagacatttttatttatgcTGTAAacataatgtatgtatgttgttTGTGTGCACATACATACCTATATGTGTATGAGCTTTCCTGTCATCCCAACAGCCAATCACAGTATACAGAAGGTGAAGTAAAATCTCAGAAACAGTGCATCCCCCTTCAgctaaatgtgaaaaaaatatatatatattatattcggGTCAGTCTAAACTGGTCACTTAGGTGTGGCCCTGGGCTTCACCAGGATTCTCCCACTTTAACTACATCTACACCCCTGGATTAACTTtcttaaccttctctctctctctctctctctctctctctctctctctctctctctctctctctctctctctctctcctatatagATAAGTGTATTTAGAAAATCGTTAATGTCTGTTCCACATTGCTGTTGAGGTAAAAATCAAGACACTTTATAAAAGCCTTCCCCCATCCTTAACATAACGTGAGAGTGGGTTAGCACAACCTTGCTAATACCTCTCCCTGAACTGACTCAATAGTCTGTGATTTGGAACAAAAGTTAGAATGAATTTAGTAATAGTTTACGTAGTACACCAGAAATAGGAAGACAGGGCAAGAAAttggagaaagaaggcaagcctTTTATCtattggggggagggggtggcaATAGTAGGGGAATACCCAGGAAATCTAGGGCCACATCTAGGCTGCCTGTTAAGACTGACCTGAGTATAGTAATAGTTCTTGTGTTATGAATAGGACTTGAACTCAGAGATGGTttcaaggcttttttttttacaagccaGGCCTtgcttgttaatctatcatttTATGAgcttattagtattattatgcTTCATTTCACATCAtgagtttatttgtttgtcttatttcaCATGACAgatttgattatttttgttattgcccTTTAGTATGATATATGAAATTATTGTAATGAACAATAAATGTGAAATTAAGTAAACTGAATGTTTGACAAGGTGCAGTGTTTATGATTTAAGTGAGAAATGTTGAGAAGTTAGTTGTGTGGTATTTTTGACATTACTGAAATGTTTGAGTAGTAAACAAGATGGAATGTATTGTGATTAAACACAGGAGACTCCAGAGTTAAGATTGTTTGGCAGATATAGAGAGGATGGAAGTAGTGAGTGGTGACTTGAATTAATTTAAGTGGTATACTGTTAAGTAAAGTAGGAGACTCAGTCAGAAAGGTGGATGATGTGAAGAGAGATGTTTATAGATATGCAGAGGAAGAATTGTGAACAAAAGAACCAAATAGGAGGAATGTTTTGTTCTTCATAGTAGGTCTTCTATCATCAAAATGCTTGTAGTGCATTTGATGATGTTTGTTTGTATCTGAATCATTTtgacatttttagttttttttttttttttttttttttttttttttttttttttttttttttttttttttttttatcaggaaAGTAATTGTTAATGTCTTGAATTTTTTTGCTTACTGTTTTTTCTTTGACAGGTGTTGTGCCTCTCTGTCTGCATTGGGCATGTGACAATGAGTGCCGATGAATTGGTGCAGAATATTTACCTTGCAATGAACTTCTTGGTGTCTCTCCTTAAGAAGCATTGGCAGAATGTTCGTTCGCTTCACCTCAAATCCACAATGGGTAAACCACAGCAACTGTATTAAATAAATCCTACTCTGGTGTATCTTGTATTTATAACCAAAATCTGATTGCCTGTGAAATGTGCAGGATTCATTCTCCACACTGCAGTTTTATCCATTACAAggtaatattttgttttaattttatttagatggggtcttgtaaatattgaggTAAGGTTTGTGTGCACTTGACCCCTCATTTATTATATGGACAGGGTCCATATAATAAATTTTAGTTAGCTCTGGATGGCCAACAAACGAACTGGAGTATGTGCATTGTGTACTGCCAGTAGATGGCGATAGGCAGTTGTAAAGTCTGGCTGATCTTCATAAACACTTATCCGGTATCTGAACGTGTTCGTGTATATTTCGCTATCTTAAAACTTAATTACGTCTCATGATTGTTAAGTGACTTAAAAGCtggaattattaaaaaaaaaaatatatatatatagctgagTATGGTGTGACCGAGTAAACAGACATGAAAGAATATTCCAAAATACTGTGCGAATGGAAATTATTTGGATAGATGTTGCAGTACCGATTACTGGGGATCGTTATCTCCCATGTGAAATCCTAGCAGCAGTTACTAAGCTGGCACAAAATTTAGTTTTGGGTCGAGTAACAGGTGGCTGTGGCGATTCTGCAATCGATACAGCCTTTTTGATGGTACTGTATAGGGTGAAGCTGGTGATGCGAACACATTTAATGGCTGCTGTATGTTGTTGTATACTTAACTACTTCGTCTATGACGTTTTTGTCGCGCGCTGAACTATATTAGGCTAACATCGGTTTGGTTTAATTGTTCAGGGAAACCGAGATCGACAAATTTTTGCATTAAAAAATAGTCCAATGAGACAAATAACCATATTTGGTAAATGAAAGGCCCTTTAGTGTTATCCAGACTGGTGTTTGCACCATTAGTCCAGATAAACCAGGTTGGAGTGTATGTGCATACCTTTGTAGAAACATTTCTGTGCCAGAGGGATGCATTGTGTCATGAAGATAGTGACAGTTAATTCAACGTCCTTGGCCTCCTCTAAGCTAACCCCCTTGATTAAAACACTGAAATTTATATTATCTTCTGCCACTCTATCTCCATCAAACGCAACTACAGTAAAGTAAGTTGTAAtttcgagtgtgtgtgtatatatatatatatatatatatatatatatatatatatatatatatatatatatatataaatttttctcgcccctccaactgcttactctgtataagtgccttatccgtccctgtatggagtactcttagcatgtttggggggttccagtcacagttttgcttgatagggtggaatcaaaagctcttcgtctcattaactcccctcctctcactgttttcagcctctttctcaccgccgaaatgttgcatccctttttatcttttatcgctattttcatggtaactgttctactgatcttgctaactgcatgcctccccttctgcagcctcgctgcacaaggctttcttcttcctctcatccctattctgtccaacactCTAATGGatgagttaatcagtactcacgatcattcatccttttcactggtaaactctggaactccctccctgcatctgtatttccgaattcctagtTTCCTacaccttgtcttcttttaagagggaggtatcaaggcatttgctcccctaattttggctgacggttgtggcactttttacactttttagagaaccagcactcaagtgggcctttttttaactttttatttttatttttatttttttattatttttttttttttttttttgcccttggctggccctcttcctacggaaaaaatatatatatatatatatatatatatatatatatatatatatatatatatatatatatatatatatatatatatatatatatatatatatatatatatatatatatatatatatatatatatatatatatatatatatatatatatatatatatatatatatatatatatatatatatatatatatatatatatatatatatatatatatatatatatatatatatatatatatatatatatatatatatatatatatatatatatatatatatatatatatatatatatatatatatatatatatatatatatatatatatatatatatatatatatatatatatatatatatatatatatatatatatatatatatatatatatatatatatatatatatatatatatatatatatatatatatgtttttttgggggggcgtAATCTTGGTGTTTTTTAGACAACTCATCTAGGATTTTCCAAATTTAGTGAGTGGCAAGTGGCAACACTGGCAGCATTAAGTCAGCCTGTCCCCGTAAAGATGGTGTGTGTATCCTTGCCCGAGCATGTTTTCCCCCGTTCTCGCCTCTCAGCTGTCATGCAGCCCCCTGATTCGCCACACAGGTAGATGAGAGACTAATTACTTCTCAGGCTTCTCAAGTAACAGGTGTCATGACGGATATAAGACAAAGCTTGGGTTCCCTCTATCAATGTTTGCATATGAGTCTTGAGTTCGGTAATCCCTTAAAAGCGAGTGCCGCTGTCCTGGGATGTAGAGTGAAAATTTGGTGTCTTCTACAGGACCTTCAGGGTAGGcggtgttatttgttgttggaTGCTGGTAGTACTGCTTTCCGGATCTCCTGTTGGGTGCTTGCTGCGACTGCGGCAATCTGCTCCACTAGTGTGAAGTTTTAAGGAACATGCTGTACAGGTAAGGGTCTACTTGTGTACTTAGTTGCCTGTACATGTGATTGGTTATTTTCTTCggcagatgtttttttttttttttatatcgtaAGGCATTTGGATGTTGAAAACCCCACTTTTTGCAGAGCGTAGAGTCTAAGCTCTAAGTCGCTCCCAGTAATTGAGGTGGTGGGCGCTTTCAATCCTGGTGAAAGATCTCTGCAGGGCCTCTATTTTCATGATGTCACCTACTTAGTGAGGAGACCAGAGTTGGCAGCAATATTCCACATGGGGCAGCACCCAAGATTTCCAAACTGATAGCATGCATGTACTGTCCCTTGTCTTGAAAGTTCTCAGGATCCATCCAGCCAGCTTCCTTCCTGTATGCATTATGTTTGTGATATGGTGTGTGAAGGTGGCATCATCACTCATGAGGACTCCCAATTCTAGCACTGAACAGGTTGGCAGAATGCTATGCTGGTTTGCCTTGTAGTTGGTGTTTTACATTATATGCTGCTGCATCCCATACCTTAGCAGTtcaaacttttcttcatttaattttaaATTGTTTTGCCTCGACCAGTCCAGTACTGAGTCTAGGTCCTCTTGAAGAAGGGCCATGTCTTTCTCTATGTCAGTCTGGCGATGGATCCTAGTGTCATCAGCGAAAGAGGTTGCCGTGGAGTGCCTCAGTCCCTTGTCAATGTCTGCCACCATTGTAATGTACAGTAAAGGgcccaaaactgaaccctgtggcacgCCACTCTTCACTTCACTGGTTTCGGAGAGATGGCCTGCGACTGAGTCCATCTGCTTTCCCCCCACCAGGAAGCTGTGCAACCATTTACCAATGTTTCCAGTGACACTTAGATTGCACAGCTTATGGAGGAGAATGTTGTGGTcgaccttatcaaaggcctttgcATAGTCCAGATTTACCACATCAACATTTCCACCCTTGCTGATCCTTTCTAAGACTGATTCCTGGTGCATCTGCTGTGACAGGCAGGAGTGACCTCTTCTGAATCTATGCTGGCCCTCATTGAAGCCATCAACTTCTAGATGTTTTATGAGCCTTTCTCAGACTCCCCTCTCAATCAATTTCATCAAATGGGATGTCAGTGCTACTGGTCTGTAGATTTTGGCCAGATCCTTGCTCCTACCCTTGTACAACAGTGTTATTGTTGCAAGTTTCCACCCTGCTGGTAATCGTCCATCAACATCAGTGGGAGGGATAGCTCATCTTTGCAGACTTTTAGGAGTTTGGCTGGAAAACCATCAGGTCCTGCTGCCgaatttattttcagtttgctGATGGCTATGGAGATATCTTCCATAGTCAGTTCAATGTCTGAAAGCAACTGGGTGTCTGCTGGTCCACTATCAATCAGCTTGAAAGAAAGTGTCATGATCTTGGATGATTGTGTGGGCCATAGGTGCACTGAACACATTATCATATTGTTTCCTAAGTAGCTGTGCCATCTTATGTGGAtctcctccagttttccttcttcacctaaCAATGGTCCCACCTATGTTTTTGTTGCACATTTCTTTTTggcataggaaaagaaaaactttgattttcctcTAATGTTTTCTAATTCCCTTCGttcatccttcattctttcctcttcatgtgACACAAagagtttttcttctatttcctttaatgCGATTTGTAGCTTGGCCTCTTTGTGCATATTTTTATGTAGCACTGCTTTGcacacactcctccttctcattagGATACATCTGTCATGtggtattttcttcctttttgtgagCTCTATCTTCTTTGGTATATTGGCCTTACATATGGTTTGGCATTTTTCTGTGAAAATAGTGAGCATTTCTTCACAGTTTTTCCCTTTAAATATTTCCTCCCAGTGTATGCCGCCTAGAAATTGCTTTATTGCAGTCCAGTCTGCTTCGTCACTGTATAGGTTTAGTTCTGCAAAACCTGGACGTGATTTTGGGATGTGCTGAAGTGCCTCTGACTTTGCAGTTAGGTTTGTGGTGACTTCGCACATTTTATGATCTGACATTCTTGTTCCCATTAGTTTATAGGAATGGATAATATCATGATCATTGCTAAACAGCAAATCTAAAGTGTTTTCATCTCATGTAGGCTCACTTATAAATTGTTTGAGGAAGTGTGTGTCAGAAACATCAAGAAGATATCTTGCTTGTAgtttttcctccactgtccCCACATTCACCCTCATTTTATCCCAATTTACATGGGGTagattgaaatctccaagtaaCAGGACTACAGTTTCCTGGCTTGGAAGATTTTCAAATACATATTCTAATTGGGTTTTGATTTCATTAAAATGTTCTTGGGTTGTATTTGGAGGTCTGTAGAGGCAACATATTACAGTATTGAGTGACTCCACATAAAGTGCCAACAACTCCGGGTTCCCATTAGAGAAACTTGTTAATATCTTTGTTTTTGCTGCCAGTTATTGTTGGATATAGACAACTACCCCTCCATGACTTCAGTCTTTTCTGTCTGTACGGTAGATACTGAAGTTGTTGATGTTTATTTCTGCATCTATTATTTCTTCATGCAGGTGTGTTTCCTTGAGGGCAATGAATGACAGTTTGTCTTGTTCAGTTATTTCCTGTAGCAGTAGGACCTTGTTTTGGTTGCACCTTGGATACAATCCTCTGATGCTGCCTGTTATGAATTTTATCAAATTTAGTGGGGACTGCAGCACCCTTTTCTTAACTTGTCTTGCCACttcattttttccatcataaacTGCATCATTTTTTGCATCTGTTTCTGCTGCTCTGCCAGGCTTTCCACTATTTTGCTTAAAAAAAGTGCATCTTTCACATCCCCACTTGCATATCTCCATCTTGTTTCTTGGGCGGCAGTCCTTTGCTGCTTCTGGAGTTTCAA is drawn from Portunus trituberculatus isolate SZX2019 chromosome 44, ASM1759143v1, whole genome shotgun sequence and contains these coding sequences:
- the LOC123518861 gene encoding 60S ribosomal protein L10a-like: MTSKVTRETLYECVNAVLQGSKTKKRRFRESVELQIGLKNYDPQKDKRFSGTVKLKHIPKPKMKVCVLGDQMHIDEAKENNLPCMSADDLKKLNKDKKLVKKLAKKYDAFIASDALIKQIPRLVGPGLNKAGKFPTMCTHSEKLCDKVDEIKATIKFQMKKVLCLSVCIGHVTMSADELVQNIYLAMNFLVSLLKKHWQNVRSLHLKSTMGKPQQLY